A window of Komagataeibacter medellinensis NBRC 3288 contains these coding sequences:
- the glgA gene encoding glycogen synthase GlgA yields MVSTAIPFRLPVRLLSVSAEMFPFVKTGGLGDVTGSLPHALAPYGVKVTTLLPGYPAVMAALRERKKLAYRPDILGHAATLWSGRAQDLDLLVFDAPTLFDRPGNPYLCPDGLDWPDNGIRFAAFSRMAADIAQGQVAAFQPDLVQAHDWQAGLVAAYLYHDRRAQVVPGRVVPVVQTIHNLAFQGRFPVADLARFGLPPEALSVEGCECYGAISFLKAGLYHADRITTVSPTYAHEIQTPEGGMGLDGLLRHRGELLEGILNGIDTATWNPASDRAVHFPYMVGDTVGRAPNKRALQAEFGLAADPDAFVIGIVSRLTAQKGIDVLAAAMPRLLVANTQVIVVGEGDREIERSLAVLQRQFPRRVACHLNYSEELGHRVPAGADVLLIPSRFEPCGLTQLGALRYGAVPIASRVGGLADTIVDANPAAMARGGGTGFLFSPVDEETLVSAVNRARLLYRRQRATWRQLQLNGAGYDVSWNAKAAHYVALFAELLGVDLSVPAMSNVIMLSSGRIPTADRLRESRRRHIARRAPRLSHPVAVPH; encoded by the coding sequence ATGGTCAGTACGGCTATCCCCTTCCGTTTGCCCGTCCGGCTGCTTTCGGTCTCGGCCGAGATGTTTCCCTTCGTCAAGACCGGCGGGTTGGGTGATGTAACGGGCTCGCTACCGCATGCGCTGGCCCCGTACGGGGTCAAGGTCACCACCCTTCTGCCAGGCTACCCTGCCGTCATGGCGGCGTTGCGGGAGCGCAAGAAGCTGGCGTACCGGCCCGATATTCTGGGACACGCCGCAACCCTGTGGTCCGGGCGGGCACAGGATCTGGATCTGCTGGTGTTTGACGCACCGACCCTGTTTGATCGCCCCGGCAACCCCTATCTGTGCCCCGACGGATTGGACTGGCCAGATAATGGTATCCGCTTTGCTGCCTTCTCGCGCATGGCGGCCGATATTGCACAGGGGCAGGTAGCGGCCTTTCAGCCCGACCTGGTTCAGGCACATGACTGGCAGGCGGGGCTTGTCGCGGCCTACCTGTATCATGACCGCCGGGCGCAGGTAGTCCCCGGCCGGGTGGTACCGGTTGTCCAGACCATCCACAATCTTGCCTTCCAAGGCCGTTTTCCGGTAGCTGACCTGGCCCGGTTTGGTCTGCCGCCCGAGGCGCTCTCGGTCGAAGGATGTGAGTGCTATGGCGCAATCAGTTTCCTCAAGGCCGGACTGTATCATGCCGATCGCATCACCACTGTCTCTCCCACCTACGCGCATGAAATCCAGACGCCGGAGGGCGGCATGGGGCTGGATGGTCTGCTACGCCACCGTGGGGAACTGCTGGAGGGCATCCTCAACGGCATCGATACCGCTACATGGAACCCTGCCAGCGACCGGGCCGTGCATTTTCCCTACATGGTGGGCGATACGGTGGGGCGGGCACCAAACAAGCGTGCTCTGCAGGCGGAATTCGGCCTGGCGGCAGACCCGGATGCCTTTGTCATCGGCATCGTTAGCCGACTGACGGCCCAGAAGGGCATCGACGTGCTGGCTGCCGCCATGCCCCGCCTGCTGGTGGCCAATACGCAGGTGATCGTGGTGGGGGAGGGGGATCGTGAGATCGAACGTAGCCTGGCTGTGCTACAGCGCCAGTTTCCCCGCCGTGTCGCCTGTCACCTGAATTATAGCGAAGAACTGGGCCATCGCGTGCCAGCGGGGGCGGATGTACTGCTCATCCCTTCACGCTTTGAGCCCTGTGGCCTGACCCAGCTTGGTGCGCTGCGCTACGGTGCAGTGCCCATCGCTTCACGCGTAGGGGGGCTGGCCGATACCATCGTGGATGCCAACCCCGCTGCAATGGCGCGTGGTGGGGGCACTGGTTTCCTGTTCTCGCCGGTTGATGAGGAAACCCTGGTATCGGCTGTCAACCGCGCGCGTCTGCTCTATCGCCGCCAGCGCGCCACCTGGCGCCAGTTGCAGCTTAATGGCGCAGGGTATGACGTGTCATGGAATGCCAAGGCCGCCCATTATGTGGCGCTGTTTGCCGAACTGCTGGGGGTGGACCTGTCCGTTCCGGCCATGTCCAATGTGATCATGCTGTCTTCAGGGCGCATCCCTACCGCCGACAGGCTGCGCGAGAGCCGCAGACGCCATATCGCGCGCAGGGCGCCACGCCTGTCCCATCCCGTGGCCGTGCCACACTGA
- the glgB gene encoding 1,4-alpha-glucan branching protein GlgB codes for MRIRQDEAHYHLPPGVDDLVHGRSSDPFSILGRHNMGKVDVVRVMYHDAARVRLVIERARGGAVERPMRRMGDTGLHIGTIAAGARYHLKITWADAVEETGDPYSFGLLLDEETLRLFSEGRHAMLDRVMGAQPMVMEGMPGVRFAVWAPHARRVSVIGDFNFWDGRRHPMRLRHEAGVWELFIPGLVAGERYKFEILTREGHILPQKADPYARFAERPPATASVIAPAEDFAWSDGEWMARRGALQAHDAPLSIYELHVPSWRRPQGDPARIMSWRELARELIPYVLGAGFTHVELMPVMEYPFGGSWGYQPLGLFAPSARHGTPADFASFVDACHGAGIGVILDWVPAHFPNDVHGLVCFDGCALYEHQDPREGVHRDWNTHIYNLGRHEVRGFLIASALMWLRRYHIDGLRVDAVASMLYRDYSRREGEWIPNIHGGRENLEAVAFLRQLNETVRATVPDAMMIAEESTAWSGVTRPVEYGGLGFSYKWNMGWMHDSLRFFARDPLWRGFYLQDILFGLHYAFSEHFILCISHDEVTHGKGSLLARMPGDDWQRHANMRLYFAFMWAHPGRKLIFMGTEFGQEGEWSHDGEPDWSSLVAPFKSGVAALVADLNHVYRTLPALHALDSDPAGFAWVIGDDTVNTVLSWLRLAPGHPPVLVVLNLTPVPRHGYRVGVPVGGLWRECLNSDAASYGGSGVGNGGAVMATDQAAHGQPCSCVLTLPPLAALYLHPAGDGA; via the coding sequence ATGAGGATCAGACAGGATGAAGCCCATTACCACCTGCCCCCCGGCGTGGACGATCTTGTGCATGGCCGCAGTTCCGATCCGTTTTCCATTCTTGGTCGCCACAACATGGGCAAGGTCGATGTCGTCCGTGTGATGTATCATGACGCAGCGCGTGTGCGCTTGGTGATCGAACGCGCGCGTGGTGGCGCGGTGGAACGCCCCATGCGCCGCATGGGGGATACGGGGCTGCATATCGGTACGATTGCCGCAGGGGCGCGCTACCACCTGAAAATTACCTGGGCGGATGCGGTGGAAGAGACGGGAGACCCCTATTCCTTCGGTCTGCTGCTGGATGAGGAGACGCTGCGCCTGTTCTCCGAAGGGCGGCATGCGATGCTGGATCGTGTGATGGGGGCACAACCCATGGTGATGGAGGGCATGCCCGGCGTACGTTTTGCCGTATGGGCGCCGCATGCGCGGCGGGTGTCGGTGATCGGGGACTTCAATTTCTGGGATGGCCGACGCCACCCCATGCGCCTGCGGCACGAAGCGGGGGTGTGGGAACTGTTCATTCCCGGCCTTGTTGCGGGCGAGCGCTACAAGTTCGAGATCCTGACGCGTGAGGGGCATATCCTGCCCCAGAAGGCGGATCCCTATGCCCGCTTTGCCGAGCGCCCGCCCGCTACGGCCTCCGTTATTGCGCCGGCGGAAGACTTTGCCTGGTCCGATGGGGAATGGATGGCCCGCCGTGGCGCGCTGCAGGCACATGATGCGCCACTGTCCATATACGAACTGCATGTCCCTTCGTGGCGCAGGCCACAGGGGGACCCTGCGCGGATCATGTCATGGCGCGAACTGGCGCGTGAATTGATCCCTTATGTGCTGGGTGCGGGTTTTACGCATGTGGAACTGATGCCAGTCATGGAATATCCGTTTGGCGGGTCGTGGGGCTACCAGCCGCTGGGGCTATTCGCACCCTCTGCCCGACATGGCACGCCAGCGGATTTCGCAAGCTTTGTCGATGCCTGCCACGGTGCTGGCATCGGTGTGATACTGGACTGGGTGCCAGCACATTTTCCCAATGATGTGCACGGGCTGGTCTGTTTTGATGGCTGCGCACTGTACGAACACCAGGACCCGCGTGAAGGCGTACACCGGGACTGGAACACCCATATCTACAACCTTGGACGGCACGAGGTACGGGGTTTCCTGATTGCCAGCGCGCTCATGTGGCTGCGGCGCTACCATATTGACGGTTTGCGGGTCGATGCCGTGGCCTCCATGCTGTACCGTGACTACAGCCGCAGGGAAGGGGAGTGGATACCCAACATCCATGGTGGGCGTGAAAACCTTGAAGCCGTGGCGTTCCTGCGCCAGTTGAACGAGACCGTGCGCGCCACCGTGCCCGATGCCATGATGATTGCCGAGGAATCAACCGCCTGGTCCGGCGTGACCCGCCCGGTGGAATATGGCGGCCTTGGGTTTTCCTACAAATGGAACATGGGCTGGATGCATGACAGCCTGCGCTTTTTCGCGCGCGATCCGCTGTGGCGGGGCTTTTATTTGCAGGATATCCTGTTCGGCCTTCACTATGCGTTCAGCGAGCACTTCATCCTGTGCATATCGCATGATGAAGTCACGCACGGCAAAGGCTCGCTGCTGGCGCGCATGCCCGGTGATGACTGGCAGCGACATGCCAACATGCGGTTGTACTTCGCTTTCATGTGGGCGCATCCGGGGCGCAAGCTCATCTTCATGGGCACCGAGTTCGGGCAGGAAGGTGAATGGTCGCATGATGGCGAGCCGGACTGGTCCAGCCTTGTGGCACCGTTCAAGTCAGGGGTTGCAGCGCTTGTGGCCGACCTGAACCATGTCTACCGCACGCTGCCTGCACTCCACGCGCTGGATAGTGACCCCGCCGGGTTTGCCTGGGTCATTGGTGATGACACGGTCAACACGGTCCTGTCCTGGCTGCGCCTTGCCCCCGGCCACCCGCCGGTTCTGGTCGTGCTCAACCTGACTCCTGTCCCCCGGCATGGCTATCGGGTGGGCGTACCGGTGGGCGGCCTGTGGCGCGAATGCCTCAATTCCGATGCCGCTTCCTACGGTGGCAGCGGCGTGGGTAATGGCGGCGCGGTCATGGCAACGGATCAGGCCGCCCATGGGCAGCCGTGTTCGTGCGTGCTGACACTGCCGCCACTTGCAGCGCTGTATCTCCACCCGGCGGGGGATGGGGCATGA
- the glgX gene encoding glycogen debranching protein GlgX, translated as MMRLPPRLSPGMPAPLGAHWNGLGVNFAVFSANAQQVDVCLFDPRDRREIRRYRLPEYTNEVWHGYLPDAEPGLLYGFRAFGPYDPASGHRFNPHKLLLDPYARGLSGPLSWSDTQFGYRLHSPRADLSFDRRDSAAAMPRCVVVHDTYEWEDDVLPRVPWEDTVIMEAHVKGLTMQREMASARPGTFRALCAPAMIAHLRRLGVTTIELLPIQCFMPERHLIERGLTNYWGYNTLAFFVPHAGYLASGSPHELRAAIRRLHRAGIEVVMDVVYNHTCEGSELGPTLCYRGLDNATYYRLVPGNERHLINDTGCGNTLNLSHPRVLQMVLDSLRYWAESYHIDGFRFDLATVLAREPYGFDQGSGFLDAIMQDPVLSSRKLIAEPWDPGPGGYQFGNFPPGFAEWNDRFRDTTRRFWRGDARQQGDMAARIAGSGDLLDRRGRRPWSSINILTTHDGFTLTDVVSYATRHNGANGEDGQDGAPENYSANWGVEGSASDAVILNLRGRVQRAMMATLMLSHGTPMLLAGDEFGQTQGGNNNAYCQDNATSWLDWELAGTAAGRVMASFVARLAALRARHPSLRAARYMHGHHKPMPDLPDISWFRPDGDPIGAAQWADESFHFLGVRRASTHEGGTVDVTYTVLNAHAEDLTAILPAPHGKWTLLLDTTRPDQPEMMLEHGVRDIIVPARGLLLFAAVAAGEEGENA; from the coding sequence ATGATGCGTCTTCCACCGCGGCTTTCCCCCGGTATGCCTGCGCCACTGGGTGCGCACTGGAATGGGCTGGGGGTCAACTTCGCCGTGTTTTCCGCCAATGCCCAGCAGGTGGATGTCTGCCTTTTCGATCCACGTGACCGGCGTGAGATCAGGCGCTACCGCCTACCTGAATATACCAACGAAGTCTGGCACGGCTACCTGCCCGACGCGGAACCCGGCCTGTTATACGGCTTTCGCGCCTTTGGCCCGTATGATCCGGCCAGTGGCCACCGCTTCAACCCCCATAAGCTGCTGCTGGACCCCTATGCCCGCGGTCTGAGCGGCCCGCTTTCATGGTCGGACACGCAGTTCGGCTATCGCCTGCATTCTCCGCGCGCCGACCTGTCATTTGACCGGCGCGACAGTGCCGCCGCCATGCCCAGATGCGTGGTGGTGCATGATACCTATGAATGGGAGGACGACGTGCTGCCCCGCGTGCCGTGGGAGGACACCGTGATCATGGAAGCCCATGTAAAAGGACTGACCATGCAGCGCGAGATGGCCAGCGCCCGGCCCGGCACGTTCCGGGCCCTGTGCGCGCCCGCCATGATCGCGCACCTGAGGCGGCTGGGTGTGACCACCATCGAACTGCTACCCATCCAGTGTTTCATGCCTGAACGCCACCTGATCGAACGCGGGCTGACCAATTACTGGGGCTACAACACGCTGGCCTTTTTCGTGCCGCATGCGGGCTACCTTGCCAGCGGTTCGCCCCATGAGCTGCGTGCCGCCATCCGCCGTCTGCACAGGGCCGGGATCGAGGTGGTGATGGATGTGGTCTACAACCACACATGCGAAGGCAGCGAGCTGGGACCGACCCTGTGCTACCGGGGGTTGGACAACGCTACCTATTACCGTCTTGTGCCCGGTAATGAGCGGCATCTCATCAACGATACCGGCTGTGGCAACACGCTCAACCTGTCGCACCCGCGTGTGCTGCAAATGGTGTTGGACTCCCTGCGCTACTGGGCGGAATCCTACCATATCGATGGTTTCCGCTTTGACCTGGCAACCGTCCTTGCGCGTGAACCCTATGGTTTCGATCAGGGATCGGGGTTTCTCGATGCCATTATGCAGGATCCCGTCTTGTCCTCCCGCAAGCTGATTGCCGAGCCATGGGACCCTGGGCCGGGAGGCTACCAGTTCGGCAACTTTCCGCCCGGGTTTGCTGAATGGAATGACCGCTTCCGCGATACCACGCGCCGGTTCTGGCGTGGTGACGCGCGGCAGCAGGGTGACATGGCGGCGCGCATCGCTGGTTCTGGCGACCTGCTGGACAGACGGGGCCGTAGGCCGTGGAGTTCAATCAACATCCTGACCACGCATGACGGTTTTACCCTGACGGATGTGGTCAGCTACGCCACACGTCACAACGGGGCCAATGGGGAAGACGGACAGGACGGCGCACCTGAAAACTACAGCGCCAACTGGGGCGTGGAAGGATCTGCCTCCGATGCCGTCATTCTCAACCTGCGCGGGCGCGTGCAGAGGGCCATGATGGCGACCCTCATGCTCTCCCACGGCACGCCCATGCTGCTGGCGGGCGATGAGTTCGGCCAGACACAGGGCGGCAACAACAATGCCTACTGTCAGGACAATGCCACAAGCTGGCTGGACTGGGAATTGGCGGGTACGGCTGCGGGTCGGGTCATGGCCAGCTTTGTCGCACGCCTTGCGGCACTGCGTGCCCGCCACCCTTCGCTTCGGGCGGCGCGCTATATGCACGGGCACCACAAACCCATGCCTGACCTGCCCGATATAAGCTGGTTCCGCCCCGATGGCGACCCGATCGGGGCGGCGCAGTGGGCGGATGAAAGTTTTCATTTCCTGGGGGTGCGGCGGGCCAGCACCCATGAAGGTGGCACGGTGGATGTGACGTACACCGTGCTCAATGCCCATGCGGAGGATCTGACCGCAATTCTGCCCGCACCGCATGGGAAATGGACATTGCTGCTTGATACCACGCGCCCCGACCAGCCGGAAATGATGCTGGAGCACGGCGTGCGTGACATCATCGTACCCGCGCGCGGGCTGCTGCTGTTCGCGGCGGTGGCGGCAGGGGAAGAGGGAGAGAACGCATGA